A window from Podospora bellae-mahoneyi strain CBS 112042 chromosome 1 map unlocalized CBS112042p_1, whole genome shotgun sequence encodes these proteins:
- the PLP2 gene encoding Proteolipid protein 2 (EggNog:ENOG503NYDG; COG:T; BUSCO:EOG09264873), with amino-acid sequence MAAPMDQRIAVPIDDPNADTECHPPPTPMIQEAILEARRLAHENRLEGKDLSDLDSLEDEEDEDFLESYRQKRLQELSALSKKSIHGSVYPLSKPDYQRDVTEASNNGPVFVHLASSLSTNVESRVLGQLWRQAAEEYGDIKFCEMPANRAIEGYPEKNCPTILVYKNGDIVKQIVTLMTVGGPRMSMLELDNLLVEVGAVKENDMRVLKRRREAEDAEEERIVNKGIRSSSDRRKQDDDDDDWD; translated from the exons ATGGCAGCTCCAATGGACCAGCGTATCGCCGTTCCTATCGACGACCCCAACGCCGACACAGAATG ccaccctccccccacccccatgATCCAAGAAGCCATCCTCGAAGCCCGCCGCCTCGCCCACGAAAACCGCCTCGAAGGCAAAGACCTCTCGGACCTCGACTCTctcgaagacgaagaagacgaagattTCCTTGAATCCTACCGCCAGAAACGCCTCCAGGAGCTCTCGGCCCTCTCCAAAAAGTCCATCCACGGCTCTGTCTACCCCCTCTCCAAGCCAGACTACCAACGCGACGTAACCGAAGCCTCCAACAACGGCCCCGTCTTCGTccacctcgcctcctccctctccaccaacgtTGAGTCCCGCGTTCTGGGCCAACTGTGGCGTCAGGCAGCAGAGGAATACGGTGACATCAAGTTCTGCGAGATGCCCGCTAACCGAGCGATCGAGGGGTACCCCGAGAAGAACTGCCCTACCATCTTGGTTTACAAAAACGGGGATATTGTCAAGCAGATTGTCACGCTTATGACGGTGGGTGGGCCAAGGATGAGCATGCTCGAGTTGGATAACCTATTGGTTGAAGTGGGGGCAGTGAAGGAGAATGACATGCGGGTGTtgaagcggaggagggaggcggaagatgccgaggaggagaggattgtCAACAAGGGGATCAGGAGCAGTTCTGATAGGAGGAAacaggacgatgatgacgatgattgGGACTGA
- the KOG1 gene encoding Target of rapamycin complex 1 subunit kog1 (EggNog:ENOG503NUIX; BUSCO:EOG092609RF; COG:D) codes for MTALSLSTPPQPAEGHRQHAAQISRVNNTAGFNGPAPVRQQGQAAPTGSNTAPSSLSRQNVQLMAQAQPRAQAAGYSSLRNEGDGFGHSESPGSSALRSAHPTTNGRHRSISPTSAARRPSSAPGDKHVNGQHTDDEDELETNGVVSRPVKPPLLRSKSEHGIRMEDAETVVEEDIHEWGARHGFEDHYQSKAIISQLANNWYMYFTDKRHETTGKPKTPAFEIQDWRMRDRLKTVSAAIAVCLNIGVEPPDQLRTVPGAKLEAWQDPTVPPTNKALENIGKALQTQYESIAFRTRYKQYLDPSIEETKKFCVSLRRNAKDERILFHYNGHGVPKPTTSGEIWVFNKNYTQYIPVSLYDLQQWLQAPTVFVWDCSEAGNILTNYHKFVDKHEEEEKELRQKDPNCERQNYRPYIHLAACGTKENLPTNPQLPADLFTCCLTTPVEMALWFFVLQNPLKTNLTPERARKLSGRLQERRTPLGELHWIFTAITDTIAWTTLPLAALFRAFLLAQRIMPVYGCHPQSYPELPDTRQHPLWDSWDLAVDMALAQLPMLERKELDGTPYEYVNSTFFTEQLTAFDIYLCRGDAQSQKPPEQLPVVLQVLLSQQHRLRALILLTRFLDLGPWAVQLALSIGIFPYVLKLLQSVAQDLKPVLVFIWARILAVDISCQQDLIKDNGYNYFADILKPQETILVNGTIVQTSHKAMCAFILAMLCKGFKPGQVVCNSTDIMKYCLHHVTHSEDPLLRQWSCLCISQLWKDLPEAKWRGIRENAHLKLAFLIKDPFPEVRAAMAHAMTTFFGIPDLTDEVARIEEGIAWTMLELATDGSPIVRKELLVFFSKFVLRYENKFLVAAYEQLLEEKEYMLHPPAEDGLDHKMGLHYARKENREADGTIRPIAFGVAHDSIFAACWKHIDILSVDPHPEVQRDATIILDYVHHALLHSPVGPQAQSLMDEILRRARKVSRGDMSQRSSVLGTHTAMAQPMPSPGLLKRTASYLFGPLLKENTPAGLTNPPLTPGLPKATNPGLSRTLSHRSRKGPNLENAPPEQNDQVTSPANYHIANEPLCAGYQERSLTEVPKLPLESTFLDWSTEYFREPQMKLAEAEEPGSHEYNERLWRRSRNEAVLRETQPQKAQAGTHKWNNQIGIINNGAQPAKMSFHQFEDHVAVADDGNTVTVWDWKNGTRKSHFSNGNPEGSKISDMKFINEDDQALLMSGSSDGVIRIYRNYDSDEGVELASSWRALTHMVPSNVNSGMVFDWQQVNGQVLVAGDERVIRIWNAGHEMCSHEIPARSGSCVTSLTSDQMTGNIFIAGFGDGAIRVFDTRNRPQESMVRKWKDDSRQWVRSVHMQRGGQRELLSASRNGKVRLWDIRMENPLKVFQATKDVLRTASTHEHLPVFAVGTSAHLVKVFDFDGHELSRLEPSTSFTAGLKLTPIATTAFHPHRMILGYAARGDNHIHISACGNEVAAPFVAAFAAEAAAKRLATIQQAV; via the exons ATGACGGCCCTTTCTCTTTCgactcctccccagcctgccGAGGGTCATCGGCAACACGCAGCCCAGATCTCGAGGGTTAACAACACCGCCGGCTTTAATGGCCCCGCACCCGTCAGACAGCAAGGACAAGCAGCTCCTACCGGTTCAAACACAGCCCCGAGTTCGCTCTCCCGACAGAACGTTCAACTCATGGCACAGGCGCAACCGCGTGCGCAAGCCGCCGGATATTCTTCTTTGCGGAACGAAGGCGATGGTTTCGGTCATTCCGAGTCCCCTGGAAGTTCCGCTTTAAGGTCTGCCCACCCAACGACAAATGGTCGGCATAGATCCATTTCACCAACCTCTGCTGCTCGACGGCCCTCGAGTGCTCCAGGAGACAAGCATGTCAATGGTCAACATaccgatgacgaagacgagcTTGAGACGAATGGTGTTGTCTCGAGACCAGTAAAACCCCCATTACTGCGGTCCAAGAGCGAGCATGGAATCCGGATGGAGGACGCCGAGACTGTTGTGGAAGAGGACATTCACGAGTGGGGTGCGAGGCATGGTTTCGAGGACCACTATCAATCAAAGGCCATAATATCCCAACTCGCCAAT AACTGGTACATGTATTTTACTGATAAACGACATGAGACAACCGGCAAGCCCAAAACACCCGCTTTCGAGATCCAGGATTGGCGAATGCGTGATCGTCTCAAGACGGTGTCCGCAGCCATTGCAGTATGTCTCAATATAGGGGTTGAGCCTCCTGATCAGTTGCGAACCGTGCCTGGTGCAAAGCTTGAAGCTTGGCAAGATCCAACTGTTCCCCCAACAAACAAGGCCCTGGAGAACATTGGCAAAGCCCTCCAAACCCAGTATGAGTCGATCGCTTTCCGGACCCGGTACAAGCAATACCTGGACCCTTCGATTGAAGAGACGAAGAAGTTTTGTGTTTCTCTCCGGCGGAATGCCAAGGACGAGCGGATTCTATTTCATTACAATGGACACGGAGTTCCCAAGCCGACGACTTCTGGTGAAATCTGGGTTTTCAACAAAAATTACACTCAGTACATTCCTGTGTCACTGTACGATCTCCAGCAATGGCTACAGGCCCCCACGGTTTTCGTCTGGGATTGTTCAGAGGCCGGCAACATTCTGACCAACTACCACAAGTTCGTGGACAAacatgaggaggaggagaaggagctgagGCAGAAGGATCCAAATTGCGAAAGGCAGAACTACCGGCCATATATCCACCTAGCTGCCTGCGGCACAAAGGAAAATCTCCCAACGAACCCCCAGCTACCGGCTGATCTTTTCACCTGCTGTCTCACCACGCCAGTTGAGATGGCTCTTTGGTTTTTTGTGTTGCAAAATCCATTAAAGACCAATCTGACTCCAGAGCGAGCTCGCAAGTTATCGGGCCGACTTCAAGAGCGTAGGACTCCGCTTGGGGAACTTCACTGGATCTTCACAGCTATCACTGATACCATTGCGTGGACGACCCTTCCTC TCGCGGCACTCTTCCGAGCGTTTCTCCTGGCGCAGCGCATTATGCCTGTGTATGGCTGTCATCCTCAGTCATATCCCGAACTGCCGGATACCCGTCAACATCCTCTCTGGGATAGTTGGGATCTCGCCGTTGACATGGCTCTGGCCCAGCTTCCAatgctggagaggaaggagctCGACGGTACTCCCTACGAGTATGTCAACTCCACTTTCTTCACGGAGCAGCTCACCGCTTTCGATATTTACCTCTGTCGAGGCGATGCACAATCCCAAAAGCCACCCGAACAACTCCCGGTGGTCCTACAGGTTTTACTAAGCCAGCAACACCGACTTAGAGCCTTGATCCTACTTACTAGGTTTTTGGACCTTGGACCATGGGCCGTTCAGCTTGCGCTCAGTATCGGCATCTTTCCTTATGTCCTGAAACTGCTCCAGTCTGTCGCACAGGATCTCAAACCGGTGCTCGTCTTCATCTGGGCGCGCATCCTAGCCGTTGACATCTCATGCCAGCAAGACTTGATCAAAGATAATGGGTACAACTACTTTGCCGACATTCTGAAACCCCAAGAGACGATTCTGGTCAACGGCACCATTGTCCAGACGTCTCACAAGGCCATGTGCGCCTTCATCTTGGCTATGCTTTGCAAGGGTTTCAAGCCGGGTCAGGTTGTGTGCAATTCGACCGACATCATGAAATACTGCTTGCACCATGTCACTCACTCCGAAGACCCGCTATTGCGGCAGTGGTCGTGTCTCTGCATCAGCCAGTTATGGAAAGATCTTCCAGAAGCCAAATGGCGGGGAATCCGTGAGAACGCTCACCTCAAGCTAGCATTCTTAATCAAGGACCCATTCCCCGAGGTTCGCGCTGCCATGGCCCATGCCATGACCACCTTCTTTGGCATTCCCGACCTCACAGATGAAGTCGCAAGGATTGAGGAAGGCATCGCTTGGACCATGCTCGAACTGGCCACAGACGGCAGCCCGATTGTCCGCAAGGAATtgcttgttttcttctccaaGTTCGTGCTGCGGTACGAAAACAAGTTCTTGGTTGCTGCTTATGAGCAactgttggaggagaaggaatACATGCTCCACCCACCAGCGGAGGACGGCTTGGATCACAAGATGGGCTTGCATTACGCCAGAAAGGAAAATCGGGAGGCGGATGGCACCATCAGACCCATTGCTTTTGGTGTCGCTCACGACTCGATTTTTGCAGCCTGCTGGAAGCACATCGACATCCTGAGTGTAGACCCGCACCCTGAAGTTCAAAGGGATGCTACCATTATTCTGGACTACGTCCATCATGCCCTGCTACACTCCCCCGTGGGGCCGCAGGCGCAGAGTCTCATGGATGAAATCCTCAGACGCGCTAGAAAAGTGTCGAGGGGTGATATGAGCCAGAGAAGCAGCGTGCTTGGCACACACACTGCTATGGCGCAACCTATGCCGTCCCCTGGGCTTCTCAAGAGAACGGCGAGCTATCTGTTTGGGCCGTTACTCAAAGAGAACACGCCGGCGGGACTCACAAACCCTCCCCTAACTCCAGGACTGCCAAAGGCCACAAATCCAGGACTGTCCAGAACCCTTTCCCATAGAAGCCGCAAAGGACCTAATCTCGAGAATGCCCCGCCCGAGCAAAACGACCAAGTGACTTCACCAGCCAATTATCATATTGCGAACGAACCGCTTTGCGCAGGGTATCAGGAGCGCAGCTTGACTGAGGTGCCCAAGCTTCCCCTGGAGAGCACATTCTTGGACTGGTCGACGGAATATTTCCGGGAACCGCAGATGAAGCTCGCTGAAGCCGAGGAGCCCGGCAGTCACGAGTACAATGAACGACTCTGGCGTCGATCTCGCAATGAGGCTGTTCTTAGAGAGACACAGCCCCAGAAAGCACAGGCGGGAACCCACAAGTGGAACAACCAGATCGGTATCATCAACAATGGTGCACAGCCGGCCAAGATGTCGTTTCATCAATTCGAGGACCATGTTGCCGTTGCAGATGATGGAAATACGGTAACAGTCTGGGATTGGAAGAATGGCACCCGCAAGAGTCACTTCTCCAATGGCAACCCTGAAGGGTCGAAGATCTCGGACATGAAGTTCATCAATGAAGATGATCAGGCTCTTCTCATGAGTGGGTCTTCGGATGGTGTCATTCGCATCTACCGGAACTACGACAGTGATGAAGGTGTTGAGCTTGCCTCTTCATGGCGTGCCTTGACGCACATGGTGCCGTCCAATGTCAACTCAGGCATGGTCTTTGACTGGCAGCAGGTCAATGGCCAGGTCCTCGTGGCAGGAGACGAGCGTGTTATCCGGATATGGAACGCAGGCCACGAGATGTGCTCACATGAGATCCCAGCCCGTTCCGGATCTTGTGTTACATCTTTGACTTCTGATCAGATGACAGGCAACATCTTCATTGCTGGGTTTGGAGATGGCGCTATTCGTGTCTTTGACACGAGAAACAGACCGCAGGAGAGCATGGTGCGCAAGTGGAAGGATGACAGCAGGCAGTGGGTGCGATCAGTGCATATGCAGCGTGGCGGACAGCGCGAGTTGCTGTCGGCGAGCAGGAATGGCAAAGTCCGGTTATGGGATATTCGCATGGAGAATCCTCTGAAGGTGTTCCAGGCTACGAAGGATGTGCTCAGGACGGCAAGCACTCATGAGCATTTGCCTGTGTTTGCTGT TGGCACATCCGCCCACTTGGTCAAGGTCTTCGACTTTGACGGCCACGAGCTGTCGCGTCTGGAACCATCGACTAGCTTCACCGCCGGGCTCAAGTTAACACCCATCGCGACAACCGCTTTCCACCCTCACCGCATGATACTTGGGTACGCCGCCCGCGGCGATAACCACATTCACATATCCGCCTGCGGCAACGAGGTCGCGGCGCCGTTCGTGGCAGCATTTGCGGCCGAGGCTGCTGCTAAACGCCTTGCTACTATTCAACAGGCTGTTTAA
- the KEL2_2 gene encoding Negative regulator of mitotic exit (BUSCO:EOG092608GK; EggNog:ENOG503NXSA; COG:S) has translation MAFLFKSKKSHDRSLASRDGSQGSASGMGGAAARVRDEKGSRSTPTGSLTSLDVDGSIGSPDQSYARQRGQSLDQQQPTPPQLQQPSSSDLPLRNGPPPTQTAPNPNASLYPWSQRRLTYTSSHPSPFPRYGAAVNAVSSKEGDIYVMGGLINSSTVKGDLWLIEAGGNMSCYPLATTAEGPGPRVGHASLLVGNAFIVFGGDTKIEETDVLDETLYLLNTSTRQWSRALPAGPRPSGRYGHSLNILGSKIYIFGGQVEGYFMNDLAAFDLNQLQMPNNRWEMLISSTESGGPQGKIPPARTNHSVVTFNDKLYLFGGTNGYQWFNDVWAYDPAVNTWSQLDCIGYIPSPREGHAAAIVEDVMYIFGGRTEEGADLGDLAAFRITSRRWYTFQNMGPSPSPRSGHSMTAVGKSIIVVGGEPSSAQTAVNDLALVYCLDTTKIRYPNDAGPSQTSPRNQQRRPSDATPQITLRNMSPRDGSNGPPDSRRPPGGPGPNGYRSPNGPAEVSPTGGPPSGPQKARSAGPMGPGGPSGAPPSGPPPQIQPPKPGPPGGAPRPARNASTERGDQPQGSPITSAPPQQVSALKEGEGLGATGRRTPTSQNPNPPRSSSRQAEGQSADAAKSKATRQGHGQGSVDSTTEPALKPAPARPASPPPPTRQPSNPISRRSSARNSQTVTLLKELDAARNRNAWYASELELARKAGYSPNASLSPILDSRAAETFDDEDKPLIEALLAMRQELANVQASVDKQAVLAARQIAEAEKQRDAAIQEAIYAKAKLAARGGSARSTPQLDDKEVGDRANEMSKKLAHALSVQKELQDQLERIKTDFDAEKKARKLADDTANAAQKRMADLESYKQQNASEVERLKAELHMAQREAREQSVAAAEAVAATQMLRVEKEEYEQKYNHLVGSNKDQVDTFETFRGALAASEETKALLERKLEEERALKEKIESKLSKLKAEHETRTAELVSATQRLRDAEELAEKHASEAKLQRQALLSGLDKMSAKDVSKSDKADHDRILALQGQLNAANALVRKYQQEADSAADKLRGAEERIAGLEAYQEQASREGVSIRRQLQGALRETQSLQAANSELKQQLSKQQLETNAVVVQHNTLKDILVERGISPSSATRARNSPRGSPREASPERARVRELEQQLATAQNALEETKAQATEKLVQLENDYQSAVQYVKGTEKMLKQLKDQLTRYKTENGRLKEQVVELEDKLEAGGGASKSGPTDWESEKETLSAEIGRLQAELKNTASQLEKQVQSIRQDLAEVQKERDVAVKTSEDANRRLEAHKKDLEQLQQENILLERRAQDAENKVSTLLDQVELSVDNYRRRSRQAPSLNSETIGFNAASGPGGTNGGSSNAGLGHNRIESGGSESLYGGVPGEREVNSVGGVGERNSKALDSLAHELDNLRNQWEATNKQYRLSTTQYEYETNPISPGGKPTSTGLSESLADWRKRLDESHPGSPGEAR, from the exons AtggccttcctcttcaagtccaagaagagtCACGACCGGTCGCTTGCCAGTCGGGATGGATCACAGGGCTCGGCCTCGGGCATGGGTGGCGCGGCGGCGCGCGTCAGAGATGAGAAGGGGTCACGATCAACACCCACTGGCAGCTTAACCTCCCTCGATGTCGACGGCAGCATTGGTAGTCCTGATCAATCTTATGCTCGCCAGCGAGGCCAGAGTCTGGACCAGCAACAACCGACACCTCCTCAGCTGCAGCAACCGTCATCGAGTGACTTACCG CTGCGCAACGGTCCTCCTCCTACACAAACGGCGCCGAATCCCAATGCCTCGCTATACCCATGGTCTCAGCGCCGACTAACCTACACGTCCTCGCATCCCAGCCCGTTCCCAAGATATGGCGCCGCTGTCAATGCCGTCTCCTCGAAAGAGGGTGACATATACGTAATGGGCGGTTTGATCAACAGCTCGACAGTGAAGGGCGATCTGTGGCTCATTGAGGCCGGGGGAAACATGTCTTGCTACCCACTAGCTACAACAGCTGAGGGCCCAGGGCCTAGAGTCGGACATGCCAGTTTGCTCGTAGGGAACGCTTTCATCGTCTTTGGTGGAGACACCAAGATCGAAGAAACAGATGTTCTCGATGAGACCTTGTATCTTCTCAACACAT CAACGAGACAGTGGTCGAGAGCTTTGCCGGCCGGACCACGACCCAGCGGACGTTATGGACACTCGCTGAATATTCTGGGGTCAAAGATTTACATCTTCGGTGGTCAAGTGGAGGGTTATTTCATGAATGACCTTGCCGCTTTTGATCTGAATCAGCTGCAGATGCCCAATAACCGCTGGGAGATGCTCATATCATCAACTGAGAGTGGTGGACCGCAGGGCAAAATCCCGCCAGCCAGAACGAACCATTCCGTGGTGACATTCAACGACAAACTTTACTT GTTTGGTGGTACCAATGGATACCAATGGTTCAACGACGTCTGGGCATATGATCCCGCTGTCAACACTTGGTCGCAACTGGACTGTATAGGGTACATTCCGTCTCCCAGAGAAGGCCACGCTGCTGCTATCGTCGAGGATGTCATGTACATCTTCGGCGGCaggacggaggagggtgcgGATCTGGGTGATCTTGCCGCATTCAGGATCACTTCTCGCCGCTGGTACACTTTCCAGAACATGGGCCCATCCCCCTCGCCGCGGTCCGGACATAGCATGACAGCAGTTGGAAAATCCATCATTGTGGTCGGAGGAGAACCAAGCTCGGCTCAAACAGCAGTCAACGATCTCGCGCTTGTTTACTGCTTGGATACCACAAAGATTCGCTATCCCAACGACGCAGGCCCTAGCCAGACTTCACCTAGAaatcaacaacgacgacctAGCGATGCCACTCCACAAATCACCCTGAGGAATATGTCTCCACGCGATGGTTCGAACGGCCCGCCCGATAGTCGACGCCCACCAGGAGGTCCTGGTCCCAATGGATATCGGTCACCTAATGGCCCTGCTGAAGTGAGCCCGACGGGAGGACCACCAAGCGGTCCTCAAAAAGCTCGATCCGCGGGTCCTATGGGCCCAGGGGGTCCATCTGGTGCCCCTCCATCTggaccacctccccaaattCAACCGCCAAAACCTGGCCCTCCAGGTGGAGCACCCCGGCCTGCCAGGAATGCCTCAACGGAGCGAGGCGACCAGCCCCAGGGCTCCCCAATCACATCGGCACCGCCGCAGCAGGTTTCGGCGTTGAAAGAAGGCGAAGGACTTGGCGCAACTGGCCGGCGCACTCCGACAAGTCAGAATCCTAACCCGCCCCGCTCTTCTTCAAGACAAGCTGAGGGACAGTCTGCCGATGCCGCGAAATCCAAAGCAACGAGACAAGGGCACGGGCAAGGCTCCGTAGATAGTACAACGGAGCCAGCTCTCAAGCCAGCTCCGGCTCGCCCAGcgtccccaccaccgcctacCCGACAACCCAGCAATCCCATATCTCGAAGGTCTTCCGCCCGGAACTCTCAAACGGTTACACTTCTAAAAGAGCTGGATGCCGCAAGGAACCGCAACGCATGGTACGCCTCCGAACTGGAGTTAGCGCGCAAGGCTGGCTATTCACCCAATGCGTCACTGAGCCCAATCTTGGACAGCCGTGCCGCGGAAAcatttgatgatgaagacaAACCCTTGATCGAAGCTCTTCTTGCTATGCGGCAAGAGCTTGCCAACGTACAAGCCTCGGTCGACAagcaggcagttctggctGCCCGACAAATAGCTGAAGCAGAGAAGCAACGAGACGCAGCCATTCAGGAAGCCATTTATGCCAAAGCGAAACTAGCTGCGAGGGGTGGAAGCGCCAGAAGCACACCACAGCTCGATGACAAGGAAGTAGGAGATCGTGCCAATGAGATGAGCAAGAAGCTCGCACATGCTCTCAGTGTACAAAAAGAGCTTCAAGATCAGCTGGAGCGTATCAAGACCGACTTTgacgccgagaagaaggcgcgCAAACTGGCAGACGACACGGCAAATGCGGCGCAAAAGCGAATGGCAGATCTCGAGAGTTATAAGCAGCAAAACGCATCCGAAGTCGAACGGCTCAAGGCTGAATTGCACATGGCTCAGCGTGAGGCTCGGGAACAGTCTGTTGCGGCAGCGGAAGCGGTGGCGGCTACACAAATGCTACGTGTTGAAAAGGAAGAATATGAGCAGAAGTATAATCACCTTGTTGGAAGCAATAAGGACCAGGTCGACACCTTTGAGACTTTCCGTGGCGCGCTCGCAGCTTCTGAGGAGACCAAGGCTTTGCTTGAAcggaagctggaggaggaacgcgcgctcaaggagaagatcgAATCGAAGCTCAGCAAACTGAAAGCCGAGCATGAGACTCGTACAGCTGAACTTGTTTCAGCAACACAACGCTTACGAGATGCCGAAGAGCTGGCCGAGAAACATGCCAGTGAGGCAAAGCTGCAGCGCCAGGCTCTGTTGTCAGGCCTCGACAAGATGTCTGCCAAAGATGTTTCAAAATCTGACAAGGCTGATCATGACCGCATCCTTGCTCTGCAGGGTCAACTTAACGCTGCCAACGCGCTGGTAAGGAAGTATCAACAGGAGGCGGACAGTGCGGCAGACAAGCTTCGGGGAGCCGAGGAACGAATTGCAGGGCTGGAGGCATACCAAGAACAGGCAAGCAGAGAGGGTGTTTCCATCCGCCGACAGCTCCAGGGAGCTTTGAGGGAGACCCAGAGTCTTCAAGCCGCAAACTCGGAGTTGAAGCAGCAATTGTcgaagcagcagcttgagACAAATGCGGTCGTCGTCCAACACAACACACTCAAGGACATCCTTGTCGAGCGAGGTATCTCACCTTCCTCCGCGACCCGTGCGCGTAATAGTCCGCGCGGCAGTCCTCGGGAAGCTTCACCTGAGCGGGCCCGTGTTCGTGAGTTGGAGCAGCAACTTGCAACTGCCCAAAATGCCCTTGAAGAGACAAAAGCACAGGCAACCGAGAAGCTCGTACAGCTTGAAAACGACTACCAGTCTGCCGTACAATACGTCAAGGGAACCGAGAAGATGCTCAAGCAACTCAAGGATCAGCTGACACGCTACAAGACTGAGAATGGCCGTCTGAAGGAACAGGTGGTGGAATTGGAGGACAAGCTTGaggctggaggtggtgcttCCAAGAGCGGCCCCACAGACTGGGAATCTGAGAAGGAGACTTTGTCGGCCGAGATTGGAAGATTACAAGCTGAGCTCAAGAACACGGCGAGCCAGCTCGAGAAGCAAGTTCAGTCCATCCGTCAAGACCTGGCAGAAGTTCAGAAGGAACGAGATGTCGCCGTCAAGACCAGCGAGGACGCAAACCGACGCCTTGAGGCCCATAAGAAGGACCTGGAGCAGCTGCAGCAGGAGAATATCCTCCTCGAACGCCGAGCCCAGGATGCCGAAAACAAGGTTAGCACACTTCTTGATCAGGTGGAGCTGAGCGTCGACAACTACCGCCGACGAAGCAGACAGGCCCCCAGCCTCAACTCCGAGACTATTGGATTCAACGCCGCCTCCGGACCCGGCGGTACCAACGGAGGAAGCAGCAATGCTGGCCTGGGTCATAACAGGATAGAATCGGGCGGCTCTGAGAGCCTGTACGGTGGCGTGCCCGGTGAACGTGAGGTTAACAGCGTCGGCGGTGTCGGCGAGCGAAACAGCAAAGCGCTGGACAGCCTCGCCCACGAACTCGATAACTTGCGCAACCAGTGGGAAGCGACTAACAAGCAATACCGACTGAGCACAACGCAGTATGAATATGAGACCAACCCCATCTCTCCGGGTGGAAAGCCAACCAGCACTGGGCTGAGCGAGAGTTTGGCCGACTGGAGGAAACGACTTGACGAGAGCCATCCCGGTAGCCCTGGCGAGGCGAGATGA
- a CDS encoding uncharacterized protein (EggNog:ENOG503P40J; COG:S), whose protein sequence is MALSPMQFALIQAAVIGSLSNIIAQVIVAQRDNKPITINLLSLFQYVLFGLVNTPPNILWQEYLESTFPSYHPSPTPEAIASASKGSEAELDAEEKEGKLVEPKLNRRNTAIKTLLDQTVGAAVNTFLYSMFMNGIQMGMAHHELEAQTSLGFLFGEKGVVRAQDVNWGVVWERTRGEFWGIVKAGWKFWPVISLVNFTFLKSVEMRNLVGGLAGVGWGVYVNLFAGN, encoded by the exons ATGGCGCTCTCACCTATGCAATTCGCGCTCATACAAGCCGCCGTGATCGGCTCCCTATCCAACATCATAGCCCAGGTCATTGTCGCTCAGAGAGATAAC AAACCAATCAcaatcaacctcctctccctcttccaatACGTCCTCTTCGGCCTGGtcaacaccccccccaacATCCTCTGGCAGGAATACCTCGAGTCCACCTTCCCTTCttaccacccttcccccaccccgGAAGCCATCGCCTCCGCGTCAAAGGGTTCAGAAGCAGAACTcgacgccgaggagaaggaagggaaacTTGTCGAGCCAAAGCTGAACAGGCGGAACACCGCTATTAAGACCTTGCTGGATCAGACAGTCGGCGCGGCGGTGAACACGTTTTTGTACTCGATGTTTATGAACGGGATTCAAATGGGCATGGCACATCACGAACTAGAGGCACAGACGAGCCTGGGGTTTCTGTTTGGGGAAAAGGGCGTGGTGAGGGCTCAAGATGTGAACTGGGGGGTTGTGTGGGAGAGGACAAGGGGGGAGTTTTGGGGGATTGTCAAGGCGGGGTGGAAGTTTTGGCCGGTGATCAGTTTGGTGAACTTTACGTTTTTGAAGAGCGTGGAGATGAGGAatttggttggggggttggcaggggttggatggggggtttATGTTAATTTGTTTGCTGGGAATTGA